A window of Clavibacter michiganensis contains these coding sequences:
- a CDS encoding GNAT family N-acetyltransferase: protein MTTHPTVRPAVPDDADGIAEVHIRTWQETYAHLLPAAYLDGLDVAARAEQWRGSLGDASGAPTFVALDDDRIVGFALAGPARDEDPPRPFQLYAINVVASAHGTGAGQALFDAAVGDSPAYLWAADDNPRAAAFYRRNGFARDGGVERQTYQGAEMVTVRMVR from the coding sequence ATGACCACGCACCCCACCGTCCGTCCCGCCGTGCCCGACGACGCCGACGGGATCGCCGAGGTCCACATCCGCACCTGGCAGGAGACGTACGCGCACCTGCTGCCGGCCGCGTACCTCGACGGCCTGGACGTCGCGGCGCGCGCCGAGCAGTGGCGGGGCTCGCTGGGTGACGCTTCCGGGGCTCCGACCTTCGTCGCCCTCGACGACGACCGCATCGTCGGCTTCGCGCTCGCGGGACCGGCGCGCGACGAGGATCCGCCGCGGCCCTTCCAGCTCTACGCGATCAACGTGGTCGCGTCCGCGCACGGCACCGGCGCCGGCCAGGCCCTGTTCGACGCGGCCGTCGGCGACTCCCCCGCCTACCTCTGGGCCGCCGACGACAACCCGCGCGCGGCGGCGTTCTACCGCCGCAACGGGTTCGCGCGCGACGGGGGCGTCGAGCGGCAGACGTACCAGGGGGCGGAGATGGTCACGGTGCGGATGGTGCGGTGA
- a CDS encoding ABC transporter permease, whose protein sequence is MFRAEAVKLKRSSIWIIAVLLPLLAVVTGTINLANNTQTLDSGWASFTSQAVLFYGLLFYSMGISLLAAAIWRVEHRGTNWNALLTATARPIRLVLAKIVAILVPVALMQAVLVGGTAVSGLFVLRLDGPFPVAFLLVGLIATVAALPLIAVQSLLSLLLRSFAAPVALCLVGCVAGVAAVTSAALRPLAEVLPQAINTRALNLGSTAIAGSGGLTAADTLPLLATSVGLGALVVLLTLAAIRVVKLR, encoded by the coding sequence GTGTTCCGAGCCGAGGCCGTGAAGCTCAAGCGCTCCAGCATCTGGATCATCGCGGTGCTGCTGCCGCTCCTGGCAGTCGTCACCGGCACCATCAACCTGGCGAACAACACGCAGACCCTGGACTCCGGGTGGGCGTCCTTCACCTCGCAGGCGGTGCTGTTCTACGGCCTGCTCTTCTACTCGATGGGCATCAGCCTGCTCGCGGCGGCCATCTGGCGCGTCGAGCACCGCGGCACCAACTGGAACGCCCTGCTGACGGCGACCGCGCGACCGATCCGGCTCGTGCTGGCGAAGATCGTGGCGATCCTCGTGCCGGTGGCGCTGATGCAGGCGGTGCTCGTCGGCGGCACGGCGGTGTCCGGGCTGTTCGTGCTCCGGCTGGACGGCCCGTTCCCCGTCGCGTTCCTCCTCGTGGGGCTGATCGCGACCGTGGCGGCGCTGCCCCTCATCGCCGTCCAGTCCCTGCTGTCGCTGCTCCTGCGGTCCTTCGCGGCGCCGGTCGCGCTGTGCCTCGTCGGGTGCGTCGCGGGCGTCGCCGCCGTGACCTCGGCGGCCCTGCGTCCGCTGGCGGAGGTGCTCCCGCAGGCGATCAACACCCGGGCGCTGAACCTGGGGTCGACGGCGATCGCGGGATCCGGGGGCCTCACGGCGGCGGACACCCTGCCGCTCCTCGCGACGAGCGTGGGCCTCGGCGCGCTCGTCGTCCTCCTCACCCTCGCGGCGATCCGCGTGGTCAAGCTCCGCTGA
- a CDS encoding ABC transporter permease translates to MAIEFRKMHRLRSLPLLIGMVVAVAALSSASQFAGSTRAGFDDPGARPWAALLLGYTLMAAMTSPILTAVIASRQTDIEHQAGGWILAAGAGRTAGELCRAKLVALAVLLVPAVLIQSLLVIAAGYAAGIRVPVEVGPWALYTLLLYLVDVAFCALHVWLAARVENQLISVGVGMLGAFLAVFSLLLPSVASRAIPWGYYAVISQAGQSDAGVGYVASPLGWIAGFLVVVAAAFALATIRLDRVER, encoded by the coding sequence GTGGCGATCGAGTTCCGCAAGATGCACCGGCTCCGCTCGCTCCCGCTGCTCATCGGCATGGTGGTGGCCGTCGCCGCCCTGAGCTCGGCGTCGCAGTTCGCGGGCAGCACGCGTGCGGGCTTCGACGATCCGGGCGCGCGCCCCTGGGCCGCGCTCCTGCTCGGCTACACGCTCATGGCGGCGATGACCTCGCCGATCCTCACCGCGGTGATCGCGAGCCGCCAGACCGACATCGAGCACCAGGCGGGCGGGTGGATCCTCGCGGCGGGCGCGGGACGCACGGCGGGGGAGCTGTGCCGGGCCAAGCTCGTGGCCCTCGCGGTGCTCCTCGTGCCCGCCGTGCTGATCCAATCGCTGCTCGTGATCGCCGCCGGGTACGCCGCCGGGATCCGGGTGCCCGTCGAGGTGGGGCCGTGGGCGCTGTACACGCTCCTGCTCTACCTGGTCGACGTGGCGTTCTGCGCGCTGCACGTCTGGCTCGCGGCGCGCGTCGAGAACCAGCTCATCAGCGTGGGCGTGGGGATGCTGGGCGCCTTCCTGGCCGTCTTCTCCCTCCTGCTCCCGTCCGTCGCGAGCCGGGCCATCCCGTGGGGGTACTACGCCGTCATCTCGCAGGCCGGCCAGTCGGACGCGGGCGTGGGCTACGTCGCCTCGCCGCTCGGGTGGATCGCCGGCTTCCTCGTCGTGGTCGCGGCGGCCTTCGCGCTCGCGACGATCCGGCTCGACCGCGTGGAGAGGTGA
- a CDS encoding ABC transporter ATP-binding protein, which produces MSAVIATRGLTKRFRDHVAVDALDIEVPQGSVYGFLGPNGSGKSTTMKMLLGLTQPTSGEIHLFGQRLTPATRGGLLPSIGSMIEAPAGYGHLTGWENMRIVRDMLGLAEAQVERAFATVRLTQHRDKLVRRYSLGMKQRLGIAMALARDPSLLVLDEPTNGLDPAGIEEVRSLLMDLAGQGITVMVSSHLLDEIEKMAGVLGILADGRMIFQGTRAELFEHSIPDLVIETSAPDRAMAEVAGAARSPEGIRLSARSKDETADIVRRLVAADVPVHEVRRLPQSLEDVFMDITGRGGQL; this is translated from the coding sequence ATGAGCGCCGTCATCGCCACCCGCGGGCTCACCAAGCGGTTCCGGGATCACGTCGCCGTCGACGCGCTCGACATCGAGGTGCCGCAGGGGTCCGTGTACGGGTTCCTCGGGCCCAACGGCTCCGGCAAGTCCACGACCATGAAGATGCTGCTCGGGCTCACGCAGCCCACGTCGGGCGAGATCCACCTGTTCGGCCAGCGGCTCACGCCGGCGACGCGCGGCGGGCTCCTGCCGTCCATCGGCTCCATGATCGAGGCGCCCGCCGGCTACGGCCACCTCACGGGGTGGGAGAACATGCGGATCGTGCGCGACATGCTCGGGCTCGCGGAGGCCCAGGTGGAGCGGGCGTTCGCGACCGTGCGGCTCACGCAGCACCGCGACAAGCTGGTGCGCCGGTACTCGCTCGGAATGAAGCAGCGGCTGGGGATCGCCATGGCCCTCGCCCGCGACCCCTCGCTGCTCGTCCTCGACGAGCCCACCAACGGGCTGGATCCGGCGGGCATCGAGGAGGTCCGCTCCCTCCTCATGGACCTGGCCGGCCAGGGCATCACCGTGATGGTCTCCAGCCACCTCCTCGACGAGATCGAGAAGATGGCGGGCGTGCTCGGCATCCTGGCCGACGGCCGGATGATCTTCCAGGGCACGCGCGCCGAGCTGTTCGAGCACTCCATCCCCGACCTCGTCATCGAGACGTCCGCGCCGGACCGGGCCATGGCGGAGGTCGCCGGGGCGGCCAGGAGCCCGGAGGGGATCCGGCTCAGCGCCCGCTCCAAGGACGAGACCGCGGACATCGTGCGCCGGCTCGTGGCGGCCGACGTGCCCGTGCACGAGGTGCGGCGGCTGCCGCAGAGCCTGGAGGACGTGTTCATGGACATCACCGGGCGCGGGGGGCAGCTGTGA
- a CDS encoding response regulator: MTDAPAPIRVVVVDDQSLVRDGFARIVDAQPDMAAVGVCADGEQAVARVVELRPDVVLMDVRMPVLDGIEATRRLVEGGRAEGTRILGLTTHDTDSYAIRMLRAGAVGFLLKDSTAVQLVDAIRSVHNGTFAASMSTTQRLLERLAVERTAPPDPDTAALDVLTDRERVVFTRLVTGASNPEIARDLSIAEVTVKTHVGHILTKLAVRDRVHLVIWAHRRGLAA; this comes from the coding sequence GTGACCGACGCGCCCGCGCCGATCCGGGTCGTCGTGGTCGACGACCAGTCCCTCGTGCGGGATGGCTTCGCCCGCATCGTGGACGCGCAGCCGGACATGGCCGCGGTCGGCGTCTGCGCGGACGGCGAGCAGGCCGTCGCCCGCGTCGTCGAGCTCCGCCCGGACGTGGTGCTCATGGACGTCCGCATGCCGGTCCTCGACGGCATCGAGGCGACCCGCCGGCTCGTGGAGGGCGGGCGCGCCGAGGGGACGCGGATCCTGGGGCTCACCACCCACGACACGGACTCCTACGCCATCCGGATGCTGCGCGCCGGCGCCGTCGGCTTCCTGCTGAAGGACAGCACCGCCGTGCAGCTGGTCGACGCGATCCGGTCCGTGCACAACGGCACGTTCGCCGCCTCGATGAGCACCACGCAGCGGCTCCTCGAGCGGCTGGCCGTCGAGAGGACGGCGCCGCCCGACCCGGACACCGCAGCGCTCGACGTCCTGACCGACCGGGAGCGGGTCGTGTTCACGCGCCTCGTCACGGGCGCGTCCAACCCGGAGATCGCCCGCGACCTGTCCATCGCGGAGGTCACGGTGAAGACGCACGTCGGGCACATCCTCACCAAGCTCGCCGTGCGCGACCGCGTCCACCTGGTGATCTGGGCGCACCGGAGGGGCCTCGCCGCCTGA
- a CDS encoding sensor histidine kinase, translating into MRRGSLRAQGDQVVAGAAVVLCAIMGVLGQPDWIWSSLMALTLAVRHARPVTAALLATAISSAHMLATSSLLFPGDVVLLVAAYSVAAHAADRLRHVGLALGACFVVVLAARTLTGGELGSTGSVGMVIALVSVSFAIAWAAGLLERRRSEAVRTAELRTTLSERDADARTRLAAYEERERISDDMHDVLAHTLTSVIVQAESGRATAPSPEASRMFRTISETSRAALHEVRGLLAPTDADADVRPIPGWDDVDALVEGFRGSGLGIDRQDAGSPRPLLPGVGFAVYRVVQESLTNAMRHGAGGTARLRVEWSPDALAITVANAVVRDKRGCPVQEHRGLAAIRRRCALYGGQARYACDDEFVLQARWPTAPLGGSTP; encoded by the coding sequence ATGCGACGGGGGAGTCTGCGCGCGCAAGGCGACCAGGTCGTCGCGGGCGCTGCGGTAGTCCTGTGCGCCATCATGGGCGTCCTGGGCCAGCCCGACTGGATCTGGTCGTCCCTCATGGCGCTCACGCTCGCGGTGCGCCACGCGCGGCCCGTCACCGCCGCGCTGCTGGCCACGGCGATCTCGTCGGCGCACATGCTCGCCACGAGCTCGCTCCTGTTCCCGGGTGACGTCGTGCTCCTGGTGGCGGCCTACTCCGTCGCCGCCCACGCCGCGGACCGGCTCCGGCACGTCGGCCTCGCCCTCGGCGCGTGCTTCGTGGTCGTCCTCGCCGCGCGCACCCTCACCGGCGGGGAGCTGGGCTCCACGGGATCCGTCGGCATGGTCATCGCGCTCGTGTCCGTGAGCTTCGCGATCGCGTGGGCGGCCGGTCTGCTCGAACGGCGCCGCAGCGAGGCCGTCCGCACCGCCGAGCTCCGGACGACGCTGTCCGAACGCGACGCGGACGCCCGGACGCGGCTCGCCGCCTACGAGGAGCGCGAGCGCATCAGCGACGACATGCACGACGTGCTGGCGCACACTCTGACCAGCGTCATCGTCCAGGCGGAGAGCGGCCGGGCGACCGCGCCGAGCCCCGAGGCGTCGCGCATGTTCCGCACCATCTCCGAGACCAGCCGGGCCGCCCTGCACGAGGTGCGGGGGCTCCTGGCGCCCACCGACGCCGACGCGGACGTGCGTCCCATCCCCGGCTGGGACGACGTCGACGCCCTCGTCGAGGGCTTCCGCGGCTCCGGCCTCGGCATCGACAGGCAGGACGCGGGCTCGCCGCGACCCCTCCTGCCGGGCGTGGGCTTCGCCGTCTACCGGGTCGTGCAGGAGTCCCTCACGAACGCCATGCGGCACGGCGCGGGCGGCACCGCGCGCCTCCGCGTCGAGTGGTCGCCCGACGCGCTGGCGATCACCGTCGCCAATGCCGTGGTTCGCGACAAGCGGGGATGCCCCGTGCAGGAGCACCGGGGCCTCGCCGCGATCCGCCGTCGCTGCGCGCTCTACGGCGGGCAGGCCCGGTACGCGTGCGACGACGAGTTCGTCCTCCAGGCGCGGTGGCCGACCGCGCCGCTCGGCGGGAGCACCCCGTGA
- the micA gene encoding lantibiotic michiganin-A — protein sequence MNDILETETPVMVSPRWDMLVDAGEDTSPSVQTQIDAEFRRVVSPYMSSSGWLCTLTIECGTIICACR from the coding sequence ATGAACGACATCCTCGAGACGGAGACCCCCGTCATGGTCAGCCCCCGGTGGGACATGCTCGTCGACGCGGGCGAGGACACCAGCCCGTCCGTCCAGACCCAGATCGACGCGGAGTTCCGTCGCGTCGTGAGCCCGTACATGTCCAGCAGCGGCTGGCTCTGCACGCTCACCATCGAATGCGGGACGATCATCTGCGCGTGTCGCTGA
- a CDS encoding type 2 lanthipeptide synthetase LanM family protein: protein MTITAAELSLLQASRLRERRAATRADARPVPELTRAWRDDALVDDGTHAAYLAGQLLDGDDLVALLAGDAWTPRAASADWLARVDPWLVHPPVSAEAYAPANGHLVVEDTRVAGLPFAALLGPMVGAQRAHLDGRPWLSRTARADLLDGLAERLASLSLRALLAELARDPAPGRHARLDARLADPAHRAELLSRHPVLARDLVTAIGSWRAHVARILDRLHADHGNLVRMGLATERLDALEAVDLSSGDPHDGGQSVATLRFSDGSRLVYKPRDCRVFALYRDLVDALAPALPAEIRLRAAAVLPRDGYGWVEFVAHAEDAASAIPLSRHLGRLGSLLAVAHVLGASDLHLENVIASADGPVPIDLETLIQNRSEVDGEDGTALRRASRMLNASVLGSGILPVQLTTGEGTSIDVSVSTGGLHGAGTTATVHQVVDAATDRMRIEAREMPVGRSRNQPPGATLARIRSGRAALADGYERTFRAIVERRAEVRAILSAAPDISSRHIVRATRSYSLLLTEMRRPRPLRSGIDRDHLLRHLWTRVEEHPADAALVEAEERALWRLDVPLFSTRMDARALIADDEEAGPQRFARSTREDVLDRLARLTLDDLPESLRLVDESVLAATATPDGDDDARDDARGRQAADATASLARAPRVDDDALREAARGQARILLASAVLGRDDATWIGVSSSLDSSGLEYRPAGPTLYDGLAGIAFAATHAHGVLPGLGLDDLAGRAMHAVTAILDDWTRGLIDLPVGAYSGATGLLHALAHHDARVGGDGHRDLRAAAVRRLGEVAHEDPHLDVMAGVAGACAVVAGLPEGATEAGRHALRALAGRLMSTAVEVEGGALVWETGAERARLGGFSHGASGVGWALARTAGVLGDDAIADAAVRALRFDDALFDPSRRRWRDARPEARSAAGSFPAHWCHGTAGIAMARADAAATLDRPDLLELALVGARETASDALPSDDSLCHGTLGNLIAVRGATRRTGVDTGLAEFRDRALQRVLRAGPRSGLPQGVTSVRGLMLGTAGALYALCRELEPGIPDALLLEGPR from the coding sequence GTGACGATCACCGCGGCCGAGCTCTCGCTGCTGCAGGCGTCCCGGCTGCGCGAACGGCGCGCGGCGACGCGGGCCGATGCCCGACCGGTCCCCGAGCTGACGCGCGCCTGGCGCGACGACGCCCTCGTCGACGACGGGACGCACGCCGCCTACCTCGCCGGGCAGCTGCTGGACGGCGACGACCTCGTGGCGCTCCTGGCGGGCGACGCGTGGACCCCGCGGGCCGCGAGCGCGGACTGGCTCGCCCGGGTCGACCCCTGGCTCGTGCATCCGCCGGTCTCCGCGGAGGCCTACGCGCCGGCGAACGGCCACCTCGTCGTCGAGGACACCCGCGTGGCCGGGCTCCCCTTCGCCGCCCTGCTCGGCCCGATGGTCGGCGCGCAGCGGGCGCACCTGGACGGTCGCCCGTGGCTCTCGCGCACCGCACGCGCGGATCTCCTCGACGGCCTCGCGGAGCGCCTCGCGAGCCTCTCCCTCCGGGCCCTCCTCGCGGAGCTCGCCCGGGATCCGGCACCGGGTCGGCACGCGCGGCTGGATGCGCGGCTCGCCGACCCCGCGCACCGCGCCGAGCTCCTCTCCCGCCACCCCGTCCTCGCGCGCGACCTCGTCACGGCGATCGGCAGCTGGCGCGCGCACGTCGCGCGCATCCTCGACCGCCTGCACGCCGACCACGGCAACCTCGTCCGGATGGGCCTCGCGACCGAGCGGCTCGACGCCCTGGAGGCCGTGGACCTGAGCTCGGGCGACCCCCACGACGGCGGGCAGTCCGTCGCGACGCTGCGCTTCTCCGACGGCAGCCGGCTCGTCTACAAGCCGCGCGACTGCCGGGTGTTCGCGCTGTACCGCGACCTCGTCGACGCGCTCGCGCCCGCCCTCCCCGCCGAGATCCGCCTGCGCGCGGCCGCGGTGCTGCCGCGCGACGGGTACGGCTGGGTCGAGTTCGTGGCCCACGCCGAGGACGCCGCCTCCGCGATCCCCCTGTCCCGGCACCTCGGCCGGCTCGGCTCGCTGCTCGCCGTCGCGCACGTGCTCGGCGCGTCCGACCTCCACCTCGAGAACGTCATCGCCTCCGCGGACGGTCCCGTGCCCATCGACCTGGAGACGCTGATCCAGAACCGCAGCGAGGTCGACGGCGAGGACGGGACGGCCCTGCGCCGGGCGTCGCGGATGCTCAACGCGTCGGTGCTGGGCAGCGGCATCCTCCCGGTCCAGCTCACCACCGGGGAGGGCACGAGCATCGACGTCAGCGTCAGCACCGGGGGCCTGCACGGCGCGGGGACCACGGCGACCGTCCACCAGGTGGTGGACGCGGCCACGGACCGCATGCGCATCGAGGCGCGCGAGATGCCGGTCGGCCGGTCGCGCAACCAGCCGCCGGGAGCGACGCTCGCGCGCATCCGCTCCGGTCGCGCCGCCCTCGCGGACGGGTACGAGCGCACCTTCCGCGCCATCGTCGAGCGCCGGGCGGAGGTCCGCGCGATCCTGTCGGCCGCGCCCGACATCTCGTCGCGGCACATCGTGCGCGCCACCCGCTCCTACTCCCTGCTCCTCACGGAGATGCGCCGACCCCGCCCGCTCCGCAGCGGCATCGACCGGGACCACCTCCTCCGCCACCTCTGGACGCGCGTCGAGGAGCATCCCGCGGATGCCGCGCTGGTCGAGGCGGAGGAGCGCGCCCTCTGGCGGCTCGACGTGCCCCTGTTCTCCACGCGCATGGACGCACGCGCCCTCATCGCCGACGACGAGGAGGCCGGGCCGCAGCGCTTCGCGCGGAGCACGCGCGAGGACGTGCTCGACCGGCTCGCGCGGCTCACCCTCGACGACCTCCCCGAGTCCCTCCGGCTGGTCGACGAGTCCGTGCTGGCGGCGACCGCGACGCCCGACGGAGACGACGACGCCCGCGACGACGCGCGAGGACGGCAGGCCGCGGACGCCACCGCCTCGCTGGCCCGCGCACCGCGGGTGGACGACGACGCCCTGCGGGAGGCGGCACGCGGACAGGCCCGGATCCTCCTCGCCTCCGCCGTCCTCGGCCGGGACGACGCGACCTGGATCGGCGTGAGCAGCAGCCTCGACAGCAGCGGCCTCGAGTACCGCCCCGCGGGGCCCACCCTGTACGACGGGCTGGCCGGGATCGCGTTCGCCGCGACCCACGCGCACGGCGTGCTGCCCGGCCTCGGGCTCGACGACCTGGCCGGCCGGGCGATGCACGCGGTCACGGCGATCCTCGACGACTGGACGCGCGGCCTGATCGACCTGCCGGTGGGCGCCTACAGCGGCGCGACCGGGCTCCTCCACGCGCTCGCCCACCACGACGCGCGAGTCGGCGGAGACGGGCACCGCGACCTCCGGGCGGCGGCCGTCCGACGGCTCGGCGAGGTGGCCCACGAGGATCCGCACCTGGACGTGATGGCGGGCGTCGCCGGCGCGTGCGCCGTCGTCGCGGGGCTGCCCGAGGGCGCGACCGAGGCGGGCCGCCATGCGCTGCGCGCGCTCGCGGGGCGGCTGATGAGCACGGCGGTCGAGGTGGAGGGCGGCGCCCTCGTCTGGGAGACCGGTGCCGAGCGGGCGCGGTTGGGCGGGTTCTCGCACGGCGCATCCGGCGTCGGCTGGGCGCTCGCCCGCACCGCCGGCGTGCTGGGCGACGATGCCATCGCCGATGCGGCCGTCCGCGCCCTGCGCTTCGACGACGCGCTGTTCGACCCGTCCCGCCGCCGCTGGCGCGACGCGAGACCGGAGGCGCGATCCGCGGCCGGATCCTTCCCCGCGCACTGGTGCCACGGCACCGCCGGCATCGCGATGGCACGCGCGGACGCGGCCGCGACGCTCGACCGGCCGGACCTCCTCGAGCTCGCCCTCGTCGGCGCGCGCGAGACGGCGTCGGACGCGCTCCCCTCCGACGACTCCCTGTGCCACGGGACCCTCGGCAACCTCATCGCCGTGCGCGGCGCGACCCGACGCACCGGCGTCGACACCGGGCTCGCGGAGTTCCGCGACCGCGCGCTGCAGCGCGTCCTCCGCGCCGGCCCGCGCAGCGGTCTGCCCCAAGGGGTGACCAGCGTGCGGGGGCTCATGCTCGGCACGGCCGGCGCGCTCTACGCGCTGTGCCGGGAACTGGAGCCGGGGATCCCGGACGCGCTGCTGCTGGAGGGGCCGCGCTGA
- a CDS encoding DUF2510 domain-containing protein yields MPDAPSAAPAGWFPDGSGQLRYWDGSTWTSHVAPMAQPAAASAPAPSAAATAAVAASQQADAVRNAQAAEAAHDKAMRAAEAAQAKAVRAAEAEQQRAAKVAQREAAMQAKAAERDAVARDKSARAAAATAATPVPLPTRQRATAAPVAPAAPTAVITDTRPSRHPATTWVITSVVALAVLIITALGGFGGMFVSLGLVGIATALYPYATGRRSWIPILTTRSRNGVAAVGAAVLIVIGATVPVAASAPAPRQAEAISASASPTPSASPTPTATPTPVVHVVEDVNTKSAIDARALLREAGYVVQYVLESGEATAVTDGMTVKSQSPVAGSRTDAGSTVTLTLLAPAPTPTPTPEPTVAPTVAPAPQPAAPAPAPVAPAPAPAPAAPAPAPAPAPGRTITPGAFCKKTEVGSVEKSDTGKSYRCGPDADGQRNRWYPM; encoded by the coding sequence ATGCCCGACGCCCCCTCCGCCGCTCCTGCCGGCTGGTTCCCCGACGGATCCGGGCAGCTCCGCTACTGGGACGGATCCACGTGGACGTCGCACGTCGCGCCGATGGCGCAGCCCGCCGCAGCGTCGGCGCCCGCTCCGAGCGCGGCAGCGACGGCGGCGGTCGCCGCATCGCAGCAGGCCGACGCCGTGCGGAACGCCCAGGCGGCTGAGGCCGCGCACGACAAGGCGATGCGGGCAGCCGAGGCCGCGCAGGCGAAGGCCGTGCGGGCCGCGGAAGCGGAGCAGCAGCGCGCCGCGAAGGTCGCGCAGCGCGAGGCGGCCATGCAGGCGAAGGCGGCGGAGCGCGATGCAGTGGCTCGGGACAAGAGCGCCCGGGCGGCCGCAGCGACCGCCGCGACGCCGGTGCCGTTGCCGACGCGACAGCGCGCTACAGCAGCGCCGGTCGCTCCTGCGGCTCCGACTGCCGTGATCACCGACACCCGGCCGAGCCGCCACCCGGCGACCACGTGGGTCATCACGTCCGTCGTCGCGCTGGCTGTGCTGATCATCACCGCCCTCGGCGGCTTCGGCGGCATGTTCGTCTCGCTCGGCCTCGTCGGGATCGCCACGGCTCTCTACCCCTACGCCACGGGCCGCCGCAGCTGGATCCCGATCCTGACGACCCGTTCGCGCAACGGCGTCGCTGCCGTGGGCGCGGCCGTGCTCATCGTCATCGGGGCCACGGTCCCGGTCGCGGCGTCCGCTCCCGCTCCGCGCCAGGCGGAGGCGATCTCCGCCAGCGCGAGCCCGACCCCGTCTGCGAGCCCGACGCCCACCGCGACGCCGACCCCCGTGGTCCACGTCGTCGAGGACGTCAACACCAAGTCCGCCATCGACGCCCGCGCGCTCCTCCGGGAAGCCGGCTACGTCGTCCAGTACGTGCTCGAGTCGGGTGAGGCGACCGCCGTCACCGACGGCATGACCGTGAAGTCGCAGAGCCCGGTCGCGGGATCGCGTACCGACGCCGGATCCACCGTGACGCTCACGCTGCTGGCGCCCGCGCCGACGCCGACGCCGACGCCTGAGCCCACGGTCGCGCCGACGGTGGCGCCCGCGCCGCAGCCGGCGGCTCCTGCTCCGGCGCCCGTCGCGCCTGCTCCCGCGCCTGCTCCTGCCGCCCCGGCTCCCGCCCCTGCCCCGGCCCCGGGCCGGACGATCACGCCCGGTGCCTTCTGCAAGAAGACCGAGGTCGGCAGCGTCGAGAAGTCCGACACGGGCAAGAGCTACCGATGCGGCCCGGACGCCGACGGTCAGCGCAACCGCTGGTACCCGATGTGA
- a CDS encoding RES family NAD+ phosphorylase: MGESRIAAVLQNDWQIFSFTDSTVVESFLYDAVGSHALLVDGAGAVLRAVQGEADHLASWAEFSDEIKTKNRYFPSMLPDPEVLKNTIEVQIEEVKSDVALYRARLADTVGQYMSADMGAPPPARASAGRANPVGVPYLYLAFDEATCIYESRAASHAIVSVGKFQLTRSVRVLNLADVEAPDFFDDDEIVRLTSFRYMQGLSRELTKPVRASDKETDYIPTQYLCEFAKSIGLDGVLYSSALHPGGRNLVLFAPALAACLAGVVSYELLGLTAEWQVAEAA, translated from the coding sequence ATGGGTGAGTCCCGCATAGCTGCTGTCCTTCAAAATGACTGGCAAATATTCTCCTTCACTGACTCCACCGTGGTTGAGTCATTTCTTTACGACGCAGTCGGATCACACGCGCTTTTAGTCGACGGAGCGGGAGCGGTATTACGCGCCGTACAAGGGGAAGCGGATCATCTCGCTTCGTGGGCAGAGTTCTCTGACGAGATTAAGACAAAAAATCGCTACTTCCCTTCCATGCTGCCTGATCCCGAAGTGCTCAAAAATACAATCGAAGTTCAAATTGAAGAGGTAAAAAGCGACGTTGCTCTCTACCGTGCTCGACTTGCCGACACTGTAGGGCAATACATGAGTGCCGATATGGGTGCACCTCCGCCCGCTAGAGCGAGTGCGGGGCGGGCCAATCCGGTGGGAGTGCCTTATCTCTATTTGGCATTCGATGAGGCAACGTGCATCTACGAAAGTCGTGCTGCGAGTCATGCTATCGTGAGCGTGGGGAAATTCCAGCTTACAAGGAGTGTGAGAGTGCTGAATCTGGCGGATGTGGAAGCGCCGGATTTCTTCGATGACGATGAAATTGTAAGGCTTACAAGTTTCAGGTACATGCAGGGACTGTCGAGAGAGCTCACCAAGCCAGTTCGTGCATCGGATAAAGAAACGGACTATATCCCTACGCAATACCTGTGTGAATTCGCGAAGTCTATAGGGTTAGATGGGGTTCTTTATTCGAGCGCCTTGCATCCAGGGGGCAGAAATCTCGTACTTTTCGCGCCTGCGCTTGCTGCGTGTCTAGCGGGTGTGGTTTCGTATGAACTTCTCGGACTCACGGCCGAATGGCAAGTAGCGGAAGCAGCGTAG